Proteins found in one Labrenzia sp. VG12 genomic segment:
- a CDS encoding Bax inhibitor-1/YccA family protein codes for MSTFDRQSQGAYSAAGARAEAGIDEGLRSYMLGVYNYMTLGLALTGFLALGTYMVAVSNPAVAQTLFSGPLYFVLLFAPLGMVLWLSARIQSMSASTARTMFLVYAAVMGVSLAPIFMVYTGGSIARVFFITAAAFGSLSLFGYTTKKDLSGWGSFLLMGLIGIIIASIVNIFLASSALQFAVSVIGVLVFAGLTAYDTQQIKEMYYEGDNSEVATKKSVMGALRLYLDFINLFLMLLSLFGNRE; via the coding sequence ATGTCGACCTTTGACCGTCAATCACAAGGCGCTTATTCGGCGGCCGGCGCTCGCGCCGAGGCCGGCATCGATGAGGGCCTGCGCAGCTATATGCTGGGCGTTTACAACTACATGACCCTCGGCCTCGCGCTGACCGGATTCCTGGCATTGGGCACCTACATGGTGGCAGTGAGCAACCCGGCCGTGGCTCAGACCCTGTTTAGCGGACCGCTGTATTTCGTTCTGCTTTTTGCACCGCTCGGAATGGTCCTGTGGCTGTCCGCGCGGATCCAGTCCATGAGCGCCAGCACCGCCAGAACGATGTTCCTGGTGTATGCGGCCGTGATGGGCGTATCGCTTGCGCCGATTTTCATGGTGTATACAGGTGGCTCCATCGCACGCGTGTTCTTCATCACCGCTGCTGCCTTCGGCTCGCTGAGCCTGTTCGGCTACACCACGAAGAAAGACCTGTCTGGTTGGGGATCATTCCTGTTGATGGGCCTGATCGGCATCATCATCGCCTCCATCGTGAACATATTCCTGGCGTCTTCCGCTCTGCAGTTCGCCGTTTCGGTGATCGGCGTGCTCGTCTTCGCAGGCCTGACTGCCTACGACACGCAGCAGATCAAGGAAATGTACTACGAAGGCGACAACAGCGAAGTCGCTACCAAGAAGTCCGTGATGGGCGCCCTGCGTCTCTACCTCGACTTCATCAACCTGTTCCTGATGCTGCTGTCGTTGTTCGGCAACCGCGAATAA